Genomic window (Lynx canadensis isolate LIC74 chromosome A1, mLynCan4.pri.v2, whole genome shotgun sequence):
TTTGACGAATGTGAAATACAGGTTTTCATCCAGTTCTTGTGCAAAGCAACAAATTCAAAACCCTCCAGGGCACAGTACAATGGAGACTTTTAGGACACACACTGTGGCCTTCACCTGACTTAGATCCATGTTTTAAATGCCTTTCTGTCAAAAGCCTTTTCTTGCTCCAAAATTCTTTCCTGATCTTTGAAACTTGCAACACCTAGTTTGACATGAGGTAGGGTAATTCCTGACCCCTCaggtttttcagtatttttcaataaatttttgaaGCAACTTCCCCCTGCTTAATTTACCCTTTCATCCCATGGTAATTGCCTATCAAGCTCCTAGTGCACGTGAGGGTTCAGGTGGGCTCTGCCCTACTGAAATAGAGGGCAGAGACAAGGTCCCTAAAGGCCAGGGTAAGGACATTAACCCCCGTCTGTGATTCTTAATCCACAAACATTTTCGTTTTTTCCAGTCCTGAGAATCCTCTCTTCAAAAGCTATTGGTTGGGCACCTGTTCTGAATCAAGGACCATGCCAGGGGCCTGGAACATGAGATTGGTAAGCCATGGCTCTTATCCTCAGAGAACCCACAGTCCAACAGTGAGATGGACATTTACCTACAGAACACTAACACTGAAGACAGTACTGTGTTAGCAGGATGAACAAAGTGTTTTAAGAACACACAGGAAGGAGAGATTAActtgggggtagggtggggatgCATGATGGGTCAGCAAGGGCTTAGCAGCACTGTGACAGAAGAGCTACTTTCATCAGGCACTGTTAGACATTTAATAATACCCagtaatactgttttaaaaaatgagttagtttgctttttaaaaattaaccaaagcCAAGTTTTTATAAGATACGGGTATTAAggtatgcatgtgtgtggtgtgcacatgattgtgtatgtgtatctgtgGAATTCAAACGGGATGAAAAGTGAACCTGTTGGCTGAGAGGCAGGACTACCCCTGCTACCAGCACTCCCCATTAACACTCGGTTGGAACTGGAAGCCACCTGGCAGACCCTTTTACCCCCACTGTctccagagagggaaaagagtTCAAGGCCTGCTCAAACGCACCCTTACTGAAGGGGCAGACCCAGGAGGGGTCAATTTTGATCTATGTGGCCACAGCCAACTAGAACTGGCTTTTGGTCTGGCTCAAAAACTTGGTCTGGATCGATCAGATTTCCCTGCAGGGAGTGTGGAATTAGGAAAGTGGACCAATCGAGCTAGGACTGAGAACTTATGGAGGAAGCTTGTGATGTAGAAAGGGGCCAATAACTAGTGGGGCTGTGGAAACTGGGAGAGTGATGAGGAGGGCAGCAACCAAAGCCAACCAGGGCAAAGCCAGGTTATGAAGAAGGAAAGCTTGAAGAAGCAAAGGCAGGCAgctggcagagaggagaggcGGGCAGATGAACAGAGAGAGGTGGACACTCAGAGACACACAGATAGGCAACTAGGGCTGACTGACTAAGTTCCTAAGGTTTCCAAGTCCTGGCCACATGGATCCTGTCAATTAACTTCACTTTTTTGCAGTATCCTGAATGGGCCTCTGTCCACATAAACAGGTATGACTCaaacaaggagaaagaatggaTCCAGAAGCTGGGAATGCCTTGGGTTGGAAGTACGACCACCAGTGAAAGCCCCTTCTAGAACATCTTACTTTGTTGTTTCTCCTTCCAACAACTTGTCTGGATGTAATCAATGTAATCCTTCTCTATCGTCTTCTCCAGGTCCCGTAGAGAGGCTCCTCTGTAGGCCTTCTCAAAGTTTTTATCCACAAAGTAAGGCACCTGCAGGTTCTGTGTTTCTCTAGAGATGGTGTAGCCCAAGGTcctgagacaaggagagagagtcTCGGGTAAGCTTTTTATATTTGGCAATATCACTCTTAGCACTGGCTGCATAGATGTCATAACCATAATCACATTTTCATAGGGCAGACACAAGTGTCAATGTCTAATACACCTAACATTTATAATTTCCCTAGCAAAGTAATGACTGTAATGTCATCATTATATGAGCATGTCATACTGTGAATTCAGCTTTGGTATGGTTACTTTATTCTCTTAAAGGATTTACCTCTCTTATAATGCTTTCTGTGCTAAAAGTTAAACgctgaatgtttaaaaaaattttgtatattGTGCAGGACCTAGCATGGTACTTGGCACAGAGTGGGCTATTGGTAAATGTTGGTGGAATGAACTGATTGTTACAGTAAACTATTCACACATAACCAAATAGCTTAGAACCAACCTAGTATCAATTTTTAGGACATGTAAAAAGTACTTCACACATAGCTGCTAAGTGAGAACTGCAAAAATATTAGACAAAGATTTTAGTAATGCTTTTGCACTAACTCTCTGTGGGTCTGATCTGTCCAATGGCATATGGTGCTCAGAAACATCAGTAGGTCTGGGTTAACTAAATACTAACCATAAGGAAGTATAGAAGGGATCTCAAATTCAAGTTAAAACAATGTGATAGCAATATGCAAAATCCAAGCTAGTTTTACTCAACCTAGACAAACTCCATCTCGACTGAGGTATATTTGacattttctcagcttcctcctttCATCTCTCTACTTAAGGATCTTGCTGAATGTCTCAGTGTTTAGGCCATGACTTCTCCCACCTCCGTCTGGGAAGGTGTTAGCAGGGCAAGTTCCTCCCTGCCGCAGTAGCTGCACAAGAAAGGAGGTAGCAATGGCAAATGGGAACATGGGAAGTCGGAAAATAGAGGGAATCAGGCCAGTGTGACATGATAGTAATAACTTCTCTCTGATTCTCAGCTTTCCtttatgtaaaatgaagatactGATCTAGAATACAGTCTTCATTCTACAGTGATCAccagaaaagactttttttccccattatgcCCCATGGCTTCCacattttgtaagttttttaaaaaatttttttagagattttattttaagggacatctgggtggctcagtcggttaagcgtccgactttggctcacggttcgtgggttcgagccccacattgggctctgtgctgaagcctggagcctgctttggattttgtgtctccctttctctctttgtcccttccctgcccatgctctgtctctgtctctcaaaaaatggataaatgttaaaaaaaaataataataacatattttaagtaacctctaaactcaatttggggctcgaactcataaccccgagatcaagaatctaATGCTCTACTGACTCAACAAGGTGCCCCCATTTTGTAAGGTTTTTGTCTGCTAAACTATAATAATAAGTAATGACTCATTTCtcatttaacttaaaataattaatccAGTGATTCTCTAACGTTAGTATGGACCAGAGTTATttggagggcttattaaaactCAGATTGCTAGTTCTCatcctcagagtttctgattcagtatacATGGAGTGAAGCTtaagagtttgcatttctaacaagctggCAGTTGATGTTGATgatgctggtctggggaccaaaCTTTGAAAGCTGAATTAGTTGAAATAAttaattgaagaaacaaaaaattcctATCTGAGCTCATAATTTGCATGCAATACAAACATTACAATGAATTTCTATATTTTcagtaaaagcaaagaaatgtgaTACTATGGTTTGACTTTGTAGCCTCGTCATGAATAAATGTCCTATTCTTGCAATTACTTAAATAGAAAATAGTCACTAGATCTCAGATACTCTTTTCCTGACCCAGAGGGGTCCAGCGATTCAATCACAAGCTCAATTTGGTCCTTTCTAAATCTCACATGGTATGACAAGAATTTAATCTGAAACTGAAGTTAGTCTACTAATCTTTCAGAAACCAGTTGCTGCTGTTCTGCGGCTGATCAGATGATGTcgctgtaaaacaaaacaatccatGTCCTGAGCACACAGGAAACTGCCTATAGTATTTTTGAGTCTCTGCTCTTTACTATCCAGCTGTTCCTTTAAACACAAAATCAGTGTTTTCTACAAAGGGGAAATGAAATGTTAGCATCGTACCAGCAAAACGTTCAAATCTTTCACCCTCCAAATTGTTgttaagaaagatttaaaaatatttgacttaCGATTTATAGAATAGACTATATGGGGGATTAGCAGCTAGCAGCTGAGTAATAACAGATATAATCACAATCACCAGAACTGGAAGTAACTGAATAAATGCAGAATACGTATTCTGGAAAAGAGGAAACGATATTTGGTATAAGTGGTCTTCGTTAATATAAAGCTTACAGAAAATAGGAtagttttcccaaagaaaatacaaattactgcAATGTACTGCACAAAGCCCAAGGCTTCTAGGAAGTCTGTACTTTCTGCTGAGAAGTACCAAACACTCTGTCCTCTGTGCTGAGAAGGCTGAAGGAGACCCACCCAAAACCTATATTGACACACAGTAATTCTCATGCAGCCCCCTTTTCTAAGACCAGTGAAACAGACACCGCTGGGTGAGTCTGCCCAGACTGTGACCCTCACAGGGCCATGTTAGTATTATGTAGCTTTGTTGCCTTGGCCACAGCTGAATGGACTGGGGACATCTAACCCCAACAGGGATAATCACATTTTCCCTCCTAGGAATTTGGAATTGACATTCACTTTTCACTGCTAGGCAGTCACCTGAAGGACACACACTCTTAGGCAGTGGAGGCTGCTGTTTGCAAGAGGAAGTAGAACAAGCCAGGCTGCTTAGAGAGAATAAAACAGATGCAGAGAGGCGGGAGAAGTGGAGACAATCTGGCCACAAATAGTCTGGCTGTATAGGTGCCTGACCGTACCTTAGTTTCTGGTTCCTGTCTGTCATGAGGCCCAGCTATGCGTCCTGCCCTTGAGCTTCATGAGACCCCCTAGATCCCTTACTTTAAATTCCCTTTAGTTCTGAGTATTTTGAAGGGGGTTCCTATTTTctgcagggaaaaaaatcttgatgAAGACAGCCCCACAGGAGAACTGATTTCCTGGAAGAGCCACCAAAggatgggtggggaaggaggtaCCATTCAGGCCTATTTGAGCCAATTATCCACCTCTTCCTACCACTGCCTCTGCTTTcctaaaacacattttaacaaCATAACTCACATTGAACTTGTAAATCCTGATCATATGCACCATAAAAGTCAGCTCAGTACAAGTGTTTATGAGCAGCAGTTCTGCTGTTCTCCCTCGGTACCTgaggcttttcttcttcttcttcttcttccttccgtGGCTGCATCCTCTCATGTCGGTGCCGCCGGCGATAATAGTGACTATCATCTGTCACATTTGAAAACATATGAATGtttcctggaaaagaaagaaaaacatagcagggtgcctggctggctcagtcggtggagcaggcaactcttgatctaggggtcatgagtttgagccccaggttgagtgtagagattacttttaaaaaataataaaataaaataaaaataaaataaaaatcatgcttGCACAtgcaaaattcaaaaagaaagaaaaaaaagaaagacatagtATAGGATATGGCAAACactctttccttgctttttctaaGCTTGTTCCCAGTTTGTTCCCTCCCAGGTTCTTTGAGGGTACAGTATTGTCCAATTTTAgtcagtagaaaaataaaatagtaggtAAGCCAAGTGAACCAGTTAGAAATGGAATGTGCTTAGCTCTCCTGCCTTTATTTACATAGtcctttgtggggcacctgggtggctcagtcagttaagcttctaactcttgattttggctcaggtcatgatctcacggttgtgaccccacatcaggctttgcgctgggcgtggagcctgcttaagattctctctctctccctctgacctttTCCTCCACTcactcacatgtgtgctctctctctctctctctcaaataaaataataataaataaataaatagtcttttGTAACTAGTGAGTGAGAGAACCCCAAAAGGCCagtaaagaaagaacatttgGGCCATGAATCCTGTCTGATATGCTCATGTCTGCTTCCTTGCCCAATATTAGATTATGTCACTAGTATCTTTAATAGCAACTCATAAAATTCAATTTACTTCCTGGACATTTAATTATTCCAACTTCCAACTCTCTAGGggtatttttctaacttttatctTTATATAACTGCTATTTTCCAATAATGCTAATAGGCATCTTGCTActtatttataaagcacttaaaaatcCAATTCTCGCAGCAGCCCTATGAAGCAGAGGTTATCTGCCCCATTTCTCAGGTGAGGAAATAGGATCAGAGAGACCAGGTGATTTGGTTAAAATCATGCACAGTTGGAGGCTGGAGACCTGCCTCAAACCCAAGCTCATCTGATTCCAATTTCTTGCTCTTCCCACCATACCATAGTCTCTCTATTCAGATCCTTACACAGGAACTTGCtgagatatagagatagagagagagagataaaattttaagtgataaTTTTGAAATACTAACCTGTAGGAAAAtgtcctccaaagaagacattgaaTAGTTCTTCTGGAGTGATGTCTGCTTCGAAGTCCCTGTAATAGCTGTAAGGTCTGCCTCGAGGGGCAGTAAAAGTCACCTGTTCATCTCCATATTCATCATAGCGGAGTCTCTTGTCAGGATTACTCAGGACTGCAAAGGCATTTCCTATCGCTGCAATCAAAACCCAAAAATACCTGAGTACACAGTCTTTGCTGTAGCTGAGGGTGATCACTGTAGCAGCAATGAAGAGCCCAGAGTTGTTGGGTGCTGGATGACTTCACAGGGGCCTAGGGAAAGGTGCTTGGGCCTAGAGAGTTCACCAGAGTTCTTGCCCTTGACATTTTCCACAATATAGTTTGATAAGCCAGAAGCAATACTGGACTCAAAATGAGCTAAAAACTACTGCTTTCATTCATCAAAAATGTGTCCTTATTTCACTTGAGAGCAATTACTTTATGGTTGGAAACAGTTCATACATAAGCAGTGGTATTCTAGCGTGAAGTCATAAACAGTTTCCTGAATAAAAGAGTCAGTACAATTACAGCTTGGCTAAAAGCaaagtccttggggcacctgggtgactcagttggttaagtgtccgacttgattttggctcaggtcatgatctcatgacttcatgagatcgagcctgagtcaggctctccgctcacagcatggagcctgcttggtattttctctccctctctctctgcccctccttcctcaaaataaataaacttaaaaagtaaataaataaaagcaaagtccTCACTAATCACAGTCTCGTTTCAGCTTACTTTAGAAAGTGGtctttagaaattaagaaatataggggcgcctgggtggcttggtcagttaagcgtccaactttggctcaggtcatgatctcgcagcttgtgagtttgagtcccgcatcaggctgtgctgacagctcagagcctggagcctgctttggattctgtgtctccctctctctttgcccctcccctgcttacactgtctctctgtctctgtctctctcaaaaataaatatttaaaaaattaaaaaaaaaagaaattaagaaatatatctcCAATGTCTCAGTGATGGATCAAAAACTGAATAGATTACACAAGCTGACCATCATCTCCCTATGCACAAACATACAAATTTTGTCTAATTtcacttaaacataaaatcaataCCACTAAtcaaagaaaccttgaaaaacaaatctttttttttttaacatttatttatttttgagagacagagacagagcatgagtggggg
Coding sequences:
- the DNAJC18 gene encoding dnaJ homolog subfamily C member 18 isoform X2; its protein translation is MAATLGSGERWTEAYIDAVRRNKYPEDRPPESHDPCGCCNCMKMQKEKKSENEWNQTRQGEGSATYTEEQLLGVQRIKKCRNYYEILGVSRNASDEELKKAYRKLALKFHPDKNCAPGATDAFKAIGNAFAVLSNPDKRLRYDEYGDEQVTFTAPRGRPYSYYRDFEADITPEELFNVFFGGHFPTGNIHMFSNVTDDSHYYRRRHRHERMQPRKEEEEEEEKPQNTYSAFIQLLPVLVIVIISVITQLLAANPPYSLFYKSTLGYTISRETQNLQVPYFVDKNFEKAYRGASLRDLEKTIEKDYIDYIQTSCWKEKQQSKIVELTNLAGLYRDERLKQKAESLKLENCEKLSKLIGLRRGG
- the DNAJC18 gene encoding dnaJ homolog subfamily C member 18 isoform X1, whose protein sequence is MAATLGSGERWTEAYIDAVRRNKYPEDRPPESHDPCGCCNCMKMQKEKKSENEWNQTRQGEGSATYTEEQLLGVQRIKKCRNYYEILGVSRNASDEELKKAYRKLALKFHPDKNCAPGATDAFKAIGNAFAVLSNPDKRLRYDEYGDEQVTFTAPRGRPYSYYRDFEADITPEELFNVFFGGHFPTGNIHMFSNVTDDSHYYRRRHRHERMQPRKEEEEEEEKPQNTYSAFIQLLPVLVIVIISVITQLLAANPPYSLFYKSTLGYTISRETQNLQVPYFVDKNFEKAYRGASLRDLEKTIEKDYIDYIQTSCWKEKQQKSN